A portion of the Toxoplasma gondii ME49 chromosome VIIb, whole genome shotgun sequence genome contains these proteins:
- a CDS encoding glycyl-tRNA synthetase (encoded by transcript TGME49_256990), whose translation MQVAPFRRVVRLSLFGLQRRFLSSRKNAIVATRLRPLAVSERFVRQFSTFCGEKKMTTLNGVTPADEAATEQLAEQLRELRVRVTQNAEKVRLLKQANAPAEEIAAGVDTLVHLRAQVTELEKQLESTRPLYYQLRSQCENLLKRRFFVVPSYEIYGGVGGLYDFGPPGCALKSAVEQLWRQHFVLAEDMLEVSGPCLTPHIVLKTSGHVDRFTDLMVKDTVTQDCLRADKYLEEKIDERLNAKEGISPEEASRLALLRRQADALSAAEMKVALEELQVKSPAGNPLSDPFPFNLMFGLKIGPKDEAGAGEEPATGRGQKASAASRSAEGRGYLRPETAQGIFVNFRRLLEFNGGRMPFAAAQLGLGFRNEIAPRNGLLRVREFQMGEIEHFVHPDQKDHPKFHLVRDLKIPLFSRENQLTDGKVLRDVTVGEAVAKKIIDNETLGYFLARTYLFLTRCGIADSGLRFRQHLTSEMAHYAKDCWDAEVECSYGWVEVAGHADRSAFDLTSHSKVSKVDLVASRKFDSPQIVEYVKYTPNKGLCGKTFKDRQQALHDAIEEKSDADRFEIEAALAAEGRYTLTLCTGEVFEISREMMKFEKTTKKVSEESFVPAVIEPSFGIGRILHCIMEHAFRSRGIVDQEERCYMAFPAIIAPTKCIILPISSNPSFVELLQRARDACVARGISAKVDASTASIGKRYARNDEVGTPFAITVDFESLKDDTVTVRERDSMEQIRVSLSDAVDLVARMSQGSLDWPTVKKTYPLVDVKES comes from the exons ATGCAAGTCGCACCCTTCCGCAGGGTAGTCCGACTGTCCCTTTTTGGCCTCCAGAGacgtttcctttcctcgcgaAAAAACGCCATAGTGGCGACCCGCCTCCGACCACTCGCTGTTTCTGAACGTTTTGTGCGACAGTTTTCGACTTTTTGCGGTGAAAAAAAGATGACGACCCTCAACGGCGTGACTCCCGCAGACGAGGCTGCGACGGAACAACTCGCTGAGCAACTTCGCGAACTCCGAGTCAGAGTGACTCAAAATGCGGAGAAAGTCCGGCTGCTCAAACAGGCAAACGCTCCTGCGGAGGAAATCGCCGCAGGTGTAGATACACTCGTGCACCTGCGTGCACAAGTCACCGAACTGGAGAAGCAGTTGGAGAGCACTCGTCCACTGTATTACCAGCTTCGTTCGCAATGTGAAAACCTCCTTAagcgccgcttcttcgttgttCCTTCGTACGAAATTTATGGAGGAGTCGGCGGGCTGTACGACTTTGGACCGCCAG GATGCGCTCTGAAGTCGGCAGTTGAACAACTTTGGCGGCAGCACTTTGTCTTGGCGGAGGATATGCTAGAAGTTTCTGGCCCTTGTCTCACTCCCCACATTGTCCTCAAAACCTCAG GTCACGTGGACCGTTTCACGGATTTGATGGTGAAGGACACCGTGACGCAGGACTGTCTGCGCGCGGACAAGTATTTGGAGGAGAAGATTGACGAACGTCTGAACGCGAAGGAAGGGATTTCGCCAGAAGAGGCGAGTCGTCtcgctctgcttcgtcgccaGGCGGACGCGCTATCCGCCGCGGAAATGAAGGTGGCGCTGGAGGAGCTGCAGGTGAAGTCTCCTGCAGGAAATCCGCTTTCGGATCCTTTCCCGTTCAATCTAATGTTTGGTCTGAAGATAGGCCCCAAGGACGAGGCGGGGGCGGGGGAAGAGCCGGCGACTGGCCGCGGCCAGAAGGCGAGTGCGGCGAGCCGGTCAGCGGAAGGCCGGGGGTATCTTCGACCGGAAACCGCTCAAGGGATCTTCGTGAATTTCCGCCGCCTTCTCGAGTTCAACGGCGGCCGCATGCCGTTCGCAGCGGCGCAGCTCGGACTCGGATTCCGCAACGAAATCGCACCGCGGAACGGCCTGCTACGAGTGCGGGAGTTCCAGATGGGGGAGATCGAGCACTTTGTCCACCCCGACCAGAAGGACCATCCAAAGTTCCACCTGGTCCGAGACCTGAAGATTCCACTCTTCTCACGGGAAAACCAGCTGACGGACGGGAAGGTGCTGCGGGACGTGACGGTCGGCGAGGCGGTCGCGAAGAAAATCATTGACAACGAGACACTGGGGTACTTCCTCGCGCGAACCTATCTGTTCCTGACCCGGTGCGGGATCGCAGACTCTGGACTCCGGTTCCGGCAACACTTGACATCTGAAATGGCGCACTACGCCAAGGACTGCTGGGACGCCGAGGTCGAGTGCAGCTACGGCTGGGTGGAGGTCGCAGGCCACGCGGACCGGTCTGCGTTCGACTTGACGAGCCACTCGAAAGTCAGCAAAGTGGACCTCGTCGCGTCGCGGAAATTCGACTCGCCGCAAATCGTCGAGTACGTCAAGTACACCCCTAACAAGGGGCTCTGCGGCAAGACCTTTAAGGACCGGCAGCAGGCGCTCCACGACGCAATAGAAGAAAAGTCCGACGCCGACCGCTTCGAAATCGAAGCTGCGCTCGCGGCCGAAGGCCGGTACACCTTGACGCTGTGCACGGGGGAGGTTTTCGAGATATCTCGCGAAATGATGAAGTTCGAAAAAACCACGAAAAAAGTCAGCGAGGAGTCCTTCGTCCCCGCAGTCATCGAGCCGTCGTTCGGCATCGGGCGCATCCTCCACTGTATTATGGAGCACGCGTTCCGGTCCCGCGGAATCGTCGATCAAGAGGAAAGGTGCTACATGGCCTTCCCAGCGATCATTGCACCGACAAAGTGCATCATTCTTCCCATCAGCAGCAACCCCAGCTTCGTCGAACTGCTTCAGCGCGCgcgagacgcatgcgtcgcgcGAGGCATCTCGGCCAAAGTTGACGCGTCCACTGCCAGCATCGGAAAACGGTACGCACGAAACGACGAAGTCGGCACCCCGTTCGCCATCACAGTGGACTTTGAGTCCCTGAAAGACGACACGGTGACCGTGAGGGAACGGGACTCGATGGAACAAATTCGCGTGTCGCTTTCTGACGCCGTCGACCTGGTCGCGAGGATGAGTCAGGGATCTCTAGACTGGCCAACGGTGAAGAAAACTTACCCTCTCGTTGACGTCAAAGAGAGCTAA
- a CDS encoding hypothetical protein (encoded by transcript TGME49_257000~Predicted trans-membrane domain (TMHMM2.0):61-79:85-103:106-129:135-155:169-192:368-391:418-441:563-581:600-623:699-722:736-759:765-785:794-817:828-851) codes for MQVKTYFIGCLASFQRRAATNSNVDNGGCRQGSEHVYGKSYKQRIPPFWSQALDCLLSTRKVWLTILSALVPLLLFVGLSPYDAKFRCLYIILVVIFNWLSAANDAVVVALYPLVLCPLLGVTGVKTLAQAYFRSVSFLMVGTCLLGASFTRTGLDKTVASLILNKSGSDPAILCLALMMTSFLLSMWINNASATVILTPIAGRIVSEWGRLNNRKNHVAHRHQIEHLSQLATNNEYRGGSVAPAELSLELPSESAATSPSATQETTLPTDSGRRLPPAADHTSNSPENQDIINVEKLRLYSTGEPQETWTYPPAEGSVEVHLRSSPAMADDTISMASSKRDNVKEAATDTERFPQNLRHIRNMMYIGLAYAATLGGISTLSGSFVNLILVQLLETSYKFGQSAELSNPVTVGSWMAFSFPFALLTATGSWFVLGCLWLGVRPMLRTVSRLPVRVIHGIGSSLQRCGRRVRNLMGKIWSAGLAVQSWYRLRPRYACVEGSRATLATPELCSIQTTQPGDLTATGSAGGSVSSSSDASRSPDEACCNQQIEGPASCTLNFAQLEVLACLFLLIAVWLTRVSLPGGKPGWASLFPVGYVDDAVPVLFIGILFFFLPLEAPNIRCWGRNRKRSVQHVKQNTGRGGSFPAAVTSNGRQDASVARVDGRRDQNSGSSDAVLQRTPAGTRKVRQKKKNRRSSYTPILVYSYASKHIEWGALLLLGGGFALATSITETGLDKWLGSALLGLGNLSPLALVFCVVLITSSVTEIMSNTAAANVLLPILASVTSSIPYNPLLMVLPATVRDTKFRIVAERAAHRDWWTVSLVHASFLRFLPLCVSSCLFAGTHPFHGSFRQRIACQDGICIFDYPGYVYLGEPFV; via the exons ATGCAGGTAAAGACATACTTCATAGGTTGCCTTGCCTCATTCCAACGAAGAGCTGCCACCAACTCGAACGTTGATAACGGTGGATGCCGACAGGGAAGTGAACATGTCTACGGCAAATCATACAAACAACGAATTCCTCCATTTTGGTCACAAGCTCTAGATTGTCTTCTGTCGACGCGGAAAGTGTGGTTGACAATTTTATCCGCTCTCGTCCCTCTTTTATTGTTCGTTGGCCTGAGTCCGTACGATGCCAAGTTCAGGTGTCTTTACATCATCCTCGTGGTTATCTTCAACTGGCTCAGCGCGGCAAACGACGCAGTGGTCGTCGCTCTCTATCCTCTGGTCCTTTGTCCCCTCCTGGGAGTGACAGGGGTGAAGACCCTAGCGCAGGCCTACTTCCGTTCAGTGTCTTTTCTTATGGTCGGGACTTGTCTTCTAGGCGCCTCTTTCACACGAACAGGTTTGGATAAAACCGTCGCTTCCCTGATTCTAAACAAGTCTGGCTCAGATCCGGCGATTCTATGTCTGGCACTGATGATGACATCATTCCTGTTGTCAATGTGGATCAACAACGCAAGTGCAACAGTGATTTTGACTCCAATTGCGGGCAGAATTGTTAGCGAATGGGGCAGACTCAATAACCGCAAGAATCACGTAGCACATCGGCATCAAATCGAGCACCTGTCTCAACTCGCTACAAATAATGAATACAGGGGCGGCTCCGTGGCCCCTGCAGAACTTTCCCTGGAGCTTCCTAGTGAATCGGCAGCCACTTCCCCTTCAGCAACACAAGAAACAACGCTGCCAACCGATTCAGGCAGACGCCTTCCTCCTGCGGCAGACCACACTTCCAATTCCCCAGAAAACCAAGATATCATTAACGTAGAAAAACTACGTCTGTATTCTACTGGAGAACCGCAAGAGACATGGACCTACCCACCTGCAGAAGGGTCTGTTGAGGTCCACCTAAGGAGCAGCCCTGCCATGGCAGACGACACGATCTCTATGGCAAGCAGCAAACGCGACAATGTGAAGGAAGCCGCAACAGACACAGAGCGTTTCCCTCAAAATCTACGTCATATCCGCAACATGATGTACATTGGCCTCGCATACGCTGCCACACTTGGGGGAATTTCTACCCTCAGTGGATCTTTTGTTAACCTTATCCTTGTGCAACTTCTCGAGACCTCGTACAAGTTCGGCCAGTCCGCAGAACTGTCCAACCCTGTCACTGTCGGCAGCTGGATGGCATTTTCGTTTCCCTTTGCACTGCTGACTGCCACTGGTTCCTGGTTTGTTTTAGGTTGCCTGTGGCTCGGAGTCCGCCCAATGCTTCGGACAGTGTCCCGTCTGCCTGTCAGGGTAATTCATGGTATTGGCTCGAGTCTTCAAAGATGCGGTAGACGCGTTCGGAATCTTATGGGTAAAATTTGGTCAGCAGGGCTGGCAGTACAAAGCTGGTACCGTCTGAGACCTCGTTATGCTTGCGTGGAAGGTTCCCGCGCTACCCTGGCAACCCCTGAACTCTGTTCGATCCAAACAACACAACCTGGAGATTTGACGGCCACCGGCTCGGCCGGTGGCAGTGTCAGCTCGAGCTCTGACGCGAGTAGGAGTCCAGATGAAGCTTGTTGTAACCAGCAGATAGAGGGACCAGCTTCTTGCACTCTGAACTTCGCGCAGCTTGAGGTGCTGGCctgccttttcctcttgATCGCCGTCTGGCTCACCCGGGTCAGCCTTCCGGGCGGCAAGCCAGGATGGGCCTCACTGTTCCCAGTCGGATATGTAGACGACGCGGTTCCTGTGCTATTTATTGGCATCCTATtttttttcctccctcttgAGGCACCAAACATCAGATGCTGGGGAAGAAATCGAAAG AGGAGTGTGCAACACGTGAAACAAAATACCGGGAGAGGGGGAAGTTTCCCCGCTGCGGTTACCTCCAATGGAAGACAGGATGCCTCGGTAGCGCGTGTGGATGGCCGGCGGGATCAAAATTCTGGTTCATCTGACGCTGTGCTTCAGCGCACACCCGCGGGGACAAGAAAAGTCcggcaaaagaagaaaaaccgcCGCAGTTCGTACACGCCTATTCTGGTGTACTCGTATGCGTCCAAGCACATTGAATGGGGAGCGCTTTTGCTTCTTGGTGGAGGTTTCGCTCTCGCCACGTCGATCACCGAAACCGGGCTTGACAAGTGGCTGGGTAGTGCTCTCCTGGGGCTGGGCAACCTCAGCCCTCTCGCATTAGTCTTTTGCGTGGTGCTGATCACATCGTCAGTGACGGAGATCATGAGCAATACTGCAGCAGCTAATGTGTTGCTACCAATTCTCGCTAGCGTCACGAGCAGCATCCCTTACAATCCGCTTCTCATGGTTTTACCAGCAACAGTAAGAGACACCAAATTCCGGATAGTTGCTGAAAGAGCTGCTCACAGAGACTGGTGGACGGTATCGTTGGTTCATGCATCTTTTCTCAGGTTCCTCCCGTTATGCGTTTcgtcgtgtctcttcgcag GGACGCATCCATTCCATGGATCTTTTCGTCAGCGGATTGCTTGTCAAGATGGTATCTGTATCTTTGATTATCCTGGCTATGTTTACCTGGGGGAGCCTTTTGTTTGA